A genomic segment from [Flavobacterium] thermophilum encodes:
- the cfiB_1 gene encoding 2-oxoglutarate carboxylase small subunit — MRTRRIRKVLVANRGEIAIRVFRACTELDIRTVAIYSKEDAGSYHRYKADEAYLVGEGKKPIEAYLDIEGIIEIAKAHDVDAIHPGYGFLSENIQFAKRCREEGIIFIGPNEDHLDMFGDKVKARHAAMKAGIPVIPGSDGPVGGLEDVVRFAETHGYPIIIKAALGGGGRGMRIVRSKSEVKEAFERAKSEAKAAFGSDDVYVEKLIEKPKHIEVQILGDHEGNIVHLYERDCSVQRRHQKVVEVAPSVSLSDELRQRICEAAVKLMKSVGYVNAGTVEFLVSGDEFYFIEVNPRIQVEHTITEMITGIDIVQSQILIADGFSLHSPEVGIPKQEDIRINGYAIQSRVTTEDPLNNFMPDTGKIMAYRSGGGFGVRLDAGNGFQGAVITPYYDSLLVKVSTWALTFEQAARKMLRNLREFRIRGIKTNIPFLENVVQHPKFLSGEYDTSFIDTTPELFVFPRRKDRGTKMLTYIGTVTVNGFPGIGKKKKPVFDKPRVPKVSQTEPIPAGTKQILDERGPEGLVRWIQEQPRVLLTDTTFRDAHQSLLATRVRTIDMLRIAEPTARLLPNLFSLEMWGGATFDVAYRFLKEDPWDRLLKLRERIPNVLFQMLLRSANAVGYKNYPDNVIREFVDKSAQAGIDVFRIFDSLNWVKGMTVAIDAVRQSGKIAEAAICYTGDILDPSRPKYNLDYYKALAKELEQAGAHILGIKDMAGLLKPQAAYVLISALKETVDIPIHLHTHDTSGNGIYTYAKAIEAGVDIVDVAVSSMAGLTSQPSANTLYYALEGTERAPEVDIYGLEQLARYWEDVRKFYQEFESGMNAPHTEVYMHEMPGGQYSNLQQQAKAVGLGDRWDEVKEMYRRVNDLFGDIVKVTPSSKVVGDMALYMVQNNLTEQDIFERGETLNFPDSVVEFFEGYLGQPHGGFPKELQRIILKGREPITVRPGELLEPVDFEQIKRELYDKLGREVTDFDAIAYALYPKVFLEYADTVEKYGDISVLDTPTFLYGMRLGEEIEVEIERGKTLIVKLVSIGQPQADGTRVVYFELNGQPREVVIRDESIKAAVVERIKADRTNPNHIAATMPGTVVKVLVEKGEKVDKGDHLMVTEAMKMETTVQAPFAGIVKDIYVKSGDAIQAGDLLIELSK, encoded by the coding sequence ATCGCCATTCGCGTTTTCCGCGCCTGCACGGAGCTTGATATCCGCACCGTGGCGATTTATTCGAAGGAAGACGCCGGATCGTACCACCGCTACAAAGCGGATGAGGCGTATTTAGTCGGGGAAGGGAAAAAGCCGATTGAAGCGTATTTGGACATCGAGGGCATCATCGAAATCGCCAAAGCCCACGATGTTGATGCCATCCATCCGGGGTACGGGTTTTTGTCGGAAAATATCCAATTTGCGAAACGGTGCCGCGAGGAAGGGATTATTTTCATCGGCCCGAACGAGGATCACCTCGACATGTTTGGCGACAAGGTAAAAGCGCGCCATGCGGCCATGAAAGCGGGCATTCCGGTCATCCCGGGCAGCGACGGACCGGTCGGCGGCCTTGAGGATGTCGTCCGCTTTGCCGAAACGCACGGATATCCGATCATCATCAAGGCGGCGCTGGGCGGCGGCGGACGCGGCATGCGCATCGTCCGCTCAAAGTCGGAAGTGAAGGAAGCGTTTGAGCGGGCTAAGTCGGAAGCGAAAGCGGCGTTTGGCAGCGATGACGTCTATGTCGAAAAGCTGATTGAAAAGCCGAAGCATATTGAAGTGCAAATTTTGGGCGACCATGAAGGAAACATTGTCCATCTTTACGAACGTGACTGCTCGGTGCAGCGCCGCCACCAAAAAGTCGTTGAGGTTGCGCCGAGCGTCTCGCTGTCGGACGAGCTGCGCCAGCGCATTTGTGAAGCGGCGGTCAAACTGATGAAAAGCGTCGGCTACGTCAACGCCGGTACGGTTGAGTTCCTTGTCTCAGGCGATGAATTTTATTTCATTGAGGTCAATCCGCGCATCCAAGTCGAGCATACGATCACCGAAATGATCACGGGGATTGACATCGTCCAGTCGCAAATTTTAATCGCCGACGGATTTTCGCTCCACAGCCCGGAAGTCGGCATTCCCAAGCAGGAAGACATCCGCATTAACGGCTATGCGATTCAGTCGCGGGTGACGACTGAGGACCCGCTCAACAACTTTATGCCGGATACGGGAAAAATTATGGCGTACCGCTCAGGCGGCGGTTTTGGCGTGCGCTTGGACGCCGGCAATGGCTTCCAAGGAGCGGTTATTACGCCGTATTACGATTCGCTGCTCGTGAAAGTGTCGACATGGGCGTTGACGTTTGAGCAGGCGGCAAGAAAAATGTTGCGCAACTTGCGCGAATTCCGCATTCGCGGCATTAAAACGAACATTCCGTTTTTGGAAAATGTCGTGCAGCATCCGAAGTTTTTGTCAGGGGAATATGATACATCGTTCATTGACACAACGCCGGAATTGTTTGTGTTTCCGCGCCGGAAAGACCGCGGGACGAAAATGCTTACGTACATCGGCACCGTGACGGTCAACGGCTTCCCTGGAATCGGCAAAAAGAAAAAGCCGGTGTTTGACAAGCCGCGCGTGCCGAAGGTGAGCCAAACGGAACCGATCCCAGCGGGAACGAAGCAAATTTTGGATGAACGCGGACCTGAAGGGCTTGTTCGCTGGATCCAAGAGCAGCCGCGCGTGCTCTTGACCGATACGACGTTCCGCGACGCCCATCAGTCGCTGTTGGCGACGCGCGTCCGCACGATCGACATGCTGCGCATCGCCGAACCGACGGCGCGTTTGCTGCCGAATTTGTTCTCGCTTGAGATGTGGGGCGGGGCGACGTTTGATGTGGCGTACCGCTTTTTGAAAGAAGATCCGTGGGACCGGCTGCTCAAGCTGCGCGAGCGCATCCCGAACGTGCTGTTCCAGATGCTTCTTCGCTCGGCCAACGCCGTGGGGTATAAAAACTATCCCGACAACGTCATCCGCGAGTTCGTTGACAAATCGGCGCAAGCCGGCATTGATGTGTTCCGCATTTTCGACAGCCTAAACTGGGTGAAAGGGATGACGGTGGCGATCGATGCCGTCCGGCAAAGCGGCAAAATCGCCGAGGCGGCTATTTGCTATACAGGCGATATTTTGGACCCGAGCCGGCCGAAGTACAATTTGGATTATTACAAAGCCTTGGCGAAAGAGCTCGAGCAAGCCGGTGCGCACATTTTAGGCATTAAGGATATGGCCGGCCTGTTGAAGCCGCAGGCGGCGTACGTGCTCATTTCCGCGCTCAAGGAAACGGTCGACATTCCGATCCATTTGCATACGCACGATACGAGCGGCAACGGCATTTACACGTACGCCAAAGCGATCGAAGCCGGCGTCGATATCGTCGATGTCGCCGTCAGCTCGATGGCCGGCTTGACGTCACAGCCGAGCGCCAATACGCTCTACTATGCCCTTGAAGGAACGGAGCGGGCGCCGGAGGTTGATATTTACGGCCTTGAGCAGTTGGCCCGCTATTGGGAAGACGTGCGCAAATTTTATCAGGAGTTTGAAAGCGGCATGAACGCGCCGCATACGGAAGTATACATGCATGAGATGCCAGGCGGCCAGTACAGCAACCTGCAGCAGCAGGCAAAAGCGGTCGGCCTCGGCGATCGGTGGGATGAAGTGAAAGAAATGTATCGCCGCGTCAACGACTTGTTCGGCGATATCGTTAAAGTGACGCCGTCATCGAAAGTCGTCGGCGACATGGCGCTTTACATGGTGCAAAACAATTTGACGGAGCAAGACATTTTTGAACGCGGCGAAACGCTCAATTTCCCAGACTCGGTCGTGGAGTTTTTCGAAGGCTATTTAGGCCAGCCGCACGGCGGGTTCCCGAAAGAGTTGCAGCGCATTATTTTGAAAGGGCGCGAACCGATCACCGTTCGTCCGGGCGAGTTGCTTGAGCCGGTTGATTTCGAGCAAATCAAGCGGGAGCTGTATGACAAGCTCGGCCGCGAAGTGACCGACTTTGACGCCATTGCCTATGCGCTTTATCCGAAAGTGTTTTTAGAATATGCCGACACGGTCGAAAAATACGGCGATATTTCCGTGCTCGATACACCGACGTTCCTGTACGGCATGCGCCTCGGCGAGGAAATTGAAGTGGAGATTGAACGCGGCAAAACGCTCATCGTCAAGCTCGTGTCGATCGGCCAGCCGCAGGCCGATGGCACGCGCGTCGTCTACTTCGAGCTGAACGGCCAGCCGCGTGAAGTCGTCATCCGTGACGAAAGCATTAAAGCTGCGGTCGTCGAGCGTATTAAGGCGGACCGGACGAACCCAAACCACATTGCGGCGACAATGCC